CTCTGTTACCTGGATGGCAAATGTCCCCAAGTTCAAGGCTGCATGGTCCCGCTGCCAGAGTGGGACAGCAATGCCCATCCCTGCAGGATAAGAGCCAAGTGCGGGTCTCCTTCCTCCGACTCTCAGCTTTCAGAGCATGGCTAGGTAGGAGGGGTGCCCTTGCTGGGCTGGAGACTGGCAGCCAGGTGACTGCTACCCGTGCCTCCTCTGGGTGGAGGGAGTTGGCAACCTCTTTTCCTCCCGGGGCTGAGAAAGTGGGGAACTTCCAGTTCGGGTTGCAGTCCCCCTGTGCAGCCTGAGCCCTCCCCAGCCTCTACTGGAAAAGAGCAAATCAAGACACAGCTTCAAATTTCCCATCAGTGAGAGCTCTCAGCTTCTGTGAAGTGGCCAGCTCTGATCTCTGTCTGAGTGTGGAGCTGCTTTGGTTTCCTGATCCTAGCTTATGGGTAAAGTGGGTTTTGTGGCTTTCTTTACAAATGTCACCTTCTGGACCTACAGAAGGGACATACAGCCTATTCTGGGAGCCGAGCCCTGTGGGGTCCATCCCTACTGGGGGGATCCCAGGGGCCCGTAGAGAAGCACTAAGGAGAGATACCAGTTCAATCGGCTTCTAGGGCGAGGGGTACCAACATGTGGAACAGGCATCAAGTAAGGGTGCTGGGTCTGGGCTGGAGCATCTTGGCTGAAAGCAGCTTAGCACTGACCACCCAGGGGCCTGGGCCATCAGGGACCCTCCCAGCTTGGAGAATCCTAAATCACTCAATCCTACCAGCATCTGCTGAGCATCTACTGGCTCTAGGAGAGTTATCCCTCCTGACCCACTGGACTTTTCAAAGAGGTCTGCCTCCCCACTGAGAGGTCTCCAAGGAGCTAGGACAGTCCCTCAAACCCAGATCCTGATGGACATGAAGCACCCTGCCCATGAAGGGAGCAGGGGCAATAACCCCAGTCCAAGGCATGCTGTTGTGATGGGGCCAGGTGACACACCACCCCTCAGAGGACTGCTGGGCTGCAACCTGGCTTCTCACAGGTAGTAGTGCTGCCCTCTCTGTCTCTGCAGGCCTGTGAGTGGGATGTCCAATGCGGAGCACGCACCTGCTGTGCCATCAGCCTGTGGCTGCGGGGGCTGCGGATATGTACCCCACTGGGTCAGGAAGGAGAAGCGTGCCACCCCAGCAGCCACAAGGTAGGTGGCCACGCAGCACACGTCTGTGTGTCCAGGTGAGCCCTGAGCTGCACAGGCCCGgaggtcctggggcctggctctaGCCAAGATCACGGAGGCTAGAGCTTGTGAGTACAGTTCTGCTTCCTCCACAGCTGAGCAGGCTCCTGAATGCCAGAGGGCTGTCTGCTGCCCACCCCCACCAACACCCACCTGACTCAGTGTCCCACAGACGATGTTTGTGCATCTCACAGGGCCTGACATCCTGAGCTAGGATCTTCCAGACAGGCTGGAGAACCACTAAGACAATTTGATTTTATAGCAGCCCTGGGCCAGGGTGAGGAAACAGATCCAGCCAGGTCACGTGACTTGCTCAATGCAGAGTCACCGAGGCAGCTGGGCCTGGAACTGCAGTCTTCTGACATCAACTCTAGCTACATGTCATTGATGTTGGGACTGCCTCCTTTGCGGGGACAGCCTGGAGGGCTGGTGGTGTTACCGCTGTTGGCCGGTGACGGGTCcctgcttccccaatgttgaagtataacaccagagaagcacgccggccgaggcaaggtcagagtggaaagtagaggctttattaaaggagaACAGAAAAGAACTCTAGtcctcctccccccacctccacttcattctcaacatggcctccattttggatctTACTCGATCTTAGACCCGATTtccctaactacactgactacctcactttaaatctggcttcaggaGGTTGAATAGTGTCTCCTCAAAATTAGACTGTTAGACCTGGAGAGGGGGTTATGGCCATTTCCGGTTCTTTacttgctgtgtgatcttgggtaaCTAGCAGGACTGCTCTTTGCCTCGTGTATACATTAAAGGGAGCCCACTGATTCCCCCTGCAGTCTCTTATCCATCTGAGAAATCTGGATTTTGAAAGGGTCTCAAATGCCCTTTGCTCCCTTGGAAACCTTCCTTAGAAACCTGCCTTCAAGAACGTGAAATCAGCTGGGGGAGGCGGTGCCTCCCTGAGATCTCAGTGctaaggcgggaggatcacagtctcaaggcaacttagtgaagccccaAGTGATTTAGtgagaataaagaacaaaaagggctggggctgcggctcagtggtaaagcacccctgggttaaatccctggtaccaacaaaacaaaacaaacaaacaacaaagcaACCATGAAATAAGACCCCCCAAAATGATGGCTCCTCTACACAAGGGTTCTAGAGCTGGACCAGCAGGGACTTGGAACACATTTCAAGAAGGCTGTCACTCTTTTGTGCCCTAAGCATCTAGTGGGCACTCTGCTTCCATCCCCTGGCAGCCAGCTCCCAGCCACAGGGTGTAGAGGAGCCCACAGGGCCTTTGCTTCCGCATGGTCAGGGGGTGCAGACAAAACTGGGGGGCGGGGTTAGGGGGCTATGCGGGGTGGGGCCTGACATCCAGATTCAGTGCCCGTCGGGGGTCAGGGGTGAGACTCCTCCAGTAGTGTCCCTCTCAATCTTGGTCTTTTCCCCCCACACCATGAGGAGGTGGTGGGGACGCTGTGCAGCTCGTCGGCCCCCTTTGCCTTGGAGTGTGTGGGGCTTCAGTACAGATCCGTATTCCCAGCGGGGACTTGAGTGATAATAAAACTAACGCGGAGGGCCTCCTACAAGCCACTCTTCCAGCCACATTGTAGGTGCTATTagcccattttacagagagcagagtggatGTGCAGCAAAGTTAACTAAATTGCCAGTTGTCACCCAGCGGGGAAGTGTCAGACCCGGTGTCTGACACTGAACCTGTGCTGGTGGTTCCTATTCAGTCCCTCTCGGGATTCCTTGGTGATCTGGTGGTCCTCTGGGCAGCGAGTCAGAGTGCAGAGACTGTGTGTCCCACACGGCTGCCCCCAGGCACCCACCAGAGTTGAGCGCACAACAGACCTAACACGTAACAGTAGGTGCCCAGTCAACAGAGCTGGGCGTGGGTGCTACGTCTGAAGGCCAGGCGGCCTGGGTACACATCTAGCTCCTCCGTAGGTGAGCCGAGGTCCCCACATGCTGCTCGATCACCCTGTACCTCGTTTCCTCAGCTGTAACCACTAGTATTGCTGGGCGAGGCTGTGTgggaggtggggtgtggctggaggccaCCCCTGTGGGTGAAGGTGTCCCTCTCTGCTCTCCCCAGGTCCCCTTCTTCCGGAGACGCCAGCACCACACCTGTCCCTGCTCACCCAACCTGCTGTGCTCCAGGTTCCTGGATGGAAGGTACCGCTGCTCCGTGGACTTGAAGAACATCAATTTTTAGGAGCTTGTCCAGGCTCAGACGCCCACCAGGCTTCCTCCCGAGTCCAGCCTGGGGTCACCTCTTCTGGATTGTTATTTCTACCATGCagccagcccccccaccccatccctcaGTCCTATACTGCCCATCTGGATCTTTCCTGCCTGGTATACAAGAGGGCACATGGACCAGCGACCTTCACTATGGCACAGTTGGGCCAGCCTGTGGTTGCTGGCCCTGAGAGGTAGCCAGCCAGCTTCTCTCCCCTGTTCAACCTTCCTGAGAGGCTGTGAGTTGTGGAGAGGACATTGTCCTCCTCCCTGAGCCAGACATTCCCCAGCACAGGCCCCTGGGGGCATTGCGCTTGGCCCTCCGCCCTATCATGTGAGGTCTGGGAGGGCCAACCTGAGCACGGTTCCTTCTCTTCTGTTGGAGTAACTCCTGATTTTTAGACCACAGGCCCAAGGCCAGCTCTTCCCAGAGGGCATAAGGCAGTCACCTGGAGTTGGGTGTGGGACTGCCGGTTAGTCAGGCAAGCCAGCTTCCTCATAACTCTAGtcctgtgaccttgggccagcAAAGTCTCTAAAGCCCTTCCTAACACTTAGCTCCAGCCCCCAGGGTTTCACCATTACAATGAAAATGGTGGGGCCTAATCTCATTTGATGGGGACAATTTAGAAGGGGATTAGGGAGTTTCCTTACACAACCCTTTTCCAAGGATCAGTCCCAGTGAG
This region of Ictidomys tridecemlineatus isolate mIctTri1 chromosome 11, mIctTri1.hap1, whole genome shotgun sequence genomic DNA includes:
- the Prok1 gene encoding prokineticin-1 translates to MTGAMKVSIMLLLVTVSDCAVITGACEWDVQCGARTCCAISLWLRGLRICTPLGQEGEACHPSSHKVPFFRRRQHHTCPCSPNLLCSRFLDGRYRCSVDLKNINF